A window from Myripristis murdjan chromosome 11, fMyrMur1.1, whole genome shotgun sequence encodes these proteins:
- the pdia8 gene encoding protein disulfide isomerase family A, member 8 has product MAAAGLLLLALSAAGCARRDVLELGDADFDYLAPEHETLLVKFYAPWCGHCKKLAPDFEKAASRLKGVVQLAKVDCTVNSETCSRFGVSVYPTLKIFRNGVNSAHYDGPRTADGIFHYMKKQTGPNSVPLQTEEDLQAFINHFDASIVGVFSGPDSAALAEFLKAASIMREQFRFAHSTEPGLGASHGATAESVLLFRPPRLASKFEDSVVVFKGHLTIGSLRRFIRDNIHGLCPHMTVENKDRLRVRDLLTVYYDLDYQHNIPGSNYWRNRVMKVASQFASRGLTFSVANKKDFLSELEEEFGLGASDGAELPFVTVRTKLGHKFTMREEFTRDGKSLERFLEDYFSGRLKRYIKSEPVPEKNNAAVKVVVAETFDDIVNSPDKDVLIEFYSPWCPHCKKLEPVYRELADTLYADPNIVIAKMNAAANDVPLGYDVQGYPTIYFVPAGKKDEPIRYEGGREVRDFLKFLKREASHGPVVSGGRDEL; this is encoded by the exons ATGGCGGCCGCCGGCCTGCTGCTGCTCGCGCTCTCCGCGGCGGGCTGCGCGCGGCGGGACGTGCTCGAGCTCGGCGACGCGGACTTCGACTACCTGGCGCCGGAGCACGAGACGCTGCTGGTCAAGTTCTACGCTCCATG GTGTGGTCACTGTAAGAAGTTAGCTCCAGACTTTGAGAAGGCGGCGTCGCGGCTGAAGGGCGTCGTCCAGCTGGCCAag gtGGACTGCACAGTCAACAGTGAGACCTGCAGTCGTTTCGGTGTGTCTGTCTATCCGACCCTGAAGATCTTCAGGAACGGAGTCAACTCTGCACACTACGATGGACCACGCACTGCcg atggtaTATTCCACTACATGAAGAAGCAGACGGGCCCGAACTCTGTTCCTCTGCAGACTGAGGAAGACCTCCAGGCCTTCATCAACCACTTCGACGCCAGCATTGTCG gtgtgttcTCAGGCCCAGACAGTGCTGCTCTGGCAGAGTTCCTGAAGGCAGCGAGCATCATGAGGGAGCAGTTCAGGTTTGCCCACAGCACCGAGCCCGGCCTGGGGGCGTCGCACGGAGCCACCGCCGA gagtgtgTTGCTCTTCAGACCCCCCCGGCTGGCCAGCAAGTTTGAGGACAGTGTTGTTGTGTTCAAGGGCCATCTGACCATCGGGTCTCTGCGCCGCTTCATCAGAGACAACAT tcATGGTCTGTGTCCTCACATGACGGTGGAGAACAAAGACAGGTTGCGGGTTCGAGACCTGCTGACTGTTTACTACGACCTGGACTACCAGCACAACATCCCGGGATCCAACTACTGGAGgaacag GGTGATGAAGGTGGCGTCTCAGTTTGCGTCTCGGGGTCTGACCTTCTCAGTGGCCAATAAGAAGGACTTCCTGTccgagctggaggaggagtttgGGCTGGGAGCCTCGGACGGAGCAGAGCTGCCCTTCGTCACCGTCCGGACCAAACTGGGCCACAAGTTCACCATGAGGGAGGAGTTCAC gaggGATGGGAAGTCCCTGGAGAGATTTTTAGAGGATTACTTCTCAGGTCGACTCAAACGCTACATCAAGTCTGAACCTGTTCCTGAGAAAAACAACGCCGCTGTCAAG gtggtggtggcggAGACGTTCGATGACATCGTTAACAGTCCAGACAAAGACGTGCTGATTGAGTTTTACTCTCCGTGGTGTCCGCACTGCAAGAAACTGGAGCCGGTCTACAGAGAGCTGGCTGacacg ttgtATGCTGACCCCAACATCGTCATTGCCAAGATGAACGCTGCTGCAAACGATGTTCCACTGGGCTACGACGTACAggg gtatCCGACCATTTACTTTGTCCCCGCGGGCAAGAAAGACGAGCCCATACGATACGAG GGAGGACGAGAGGTCAGGGACTTCCTCAAGTTCCTGAAGAGGGAGGCGAGCCATGGCCCGGTAGTCAGCGGGGGGCGGGACGAGCTCTGA